The sequence below is a genomic window from Nitrospira sp..
CACATGCAATCATCTCCCGGAACTCAGGCACAAAGCTTATTGTCGCCAAAGACTTCTTGTCGAATGGACCGATGATCTTGGCACTCATAAGCCGATGGCCAGCGCCGGCTCAAACAGGTCATGCAGACAACAAGATCCGACCTGGAAACTTTGACCTGCTATATCTAATATGGTATAGAATGCTCAATCATGTGGGAGGTGTTCGAGCATCGTAGAGCCGGAAAAAGCCTCGATCGTCTCCCGCTTGAGATCCTTAAGCGCTATGAGAAATGGAAAGATATCGTGCGAATCTCCGGACCTGCAGGCTTACGCCTGATCAAGGGGTTCCACGATGAACGTCTCCATGGGGAGTGGCAAGGGCATCGCTCGTCACGCCTGAATGAGCAGTATCGGGTGATCTACAAGGTTGAGGACCAGCGTGTCCTGGTGATAGTCATGGACGTGACCGCGCACGATTATCGGAGGCAATGATGAGACGCAAGGACATTCGTCCGGAAAAAACACGAGTGGCTGTGTCGGTGGGAGAATCCGTTCGGATTATCCGTGAACTTCAGGGGCTCACGCAGAGTGAGTTAGCTCGACGGACGAAGATTCCTCAGTCCACCATCTCAGCCATTGAAACCGACACCATCAATCTGGGTGTCGAGCGGGCCAAGACGCTGGCGCGTATCCTGCGGTGCCACCCCGCCGTCCTGGTATTTCCTGGCTGGGACGTGACCAAACAATCCGCTGCCTAGGAGCCTTTCCACATTGACATTCGTTTCGAGACGAAGGAGGCGCTTGCAGGTGTGAGGCCGCAGGCACAGAAAAACGGAGGTGTAATCAACTCTACTATGAAAGCCATGAACCTTGAGAAGATGATTATGCGGGGAAAGATGTCACGCCTCATCTTACGCTCTCCAAGGCGCCCCGTCCGGGGCATGAACAGAGACGCGTGAATGTCGATTTCCCCAATTGGATCATCGAATCACTGGATGCACAGGCAAGCCGCCTTGGCGTCACGAGGCAATCCGTGATCAAGTTGTGGATTGCCGAGCGATTGAAGGAAGAGCAGAAGAAGGCAAGTTGACCACCTGGTGGACAACCCCCTGGCGAGTGTCAGCTTTCCGCCTCTTCGCAAGCCGATACTCATGCCAGACCTAACTTCCTATGCCTCGCTGACGGGGATTACAGGATCGAAGCTCAGCAACGTTGGGGACATCCAAGAAAACGTCAAAAAACTGAGGAAAGTCTCCGGATCGCCCAACGCCGTCGGTTTTGGCGTGGCCACGCCCGAGGATGCTGCGCAGGTCTCTAGAATGGCCGACGGAGTCATCGTCGGCAGCGCTATCGTGAAACGCATCGCGTCTCATCGGCAAGATTCGGCGATGGTCAGGCAGGTGGCTGAGTTTGTCCGATCATTAAAAGCGGCAATGGTGCCGGACTAGGCAACTAGCAAGACTTGACTCCCTAGCAGAAGACCGAAGTTGACGCAAAGAACAAGACGTGACCGCGGCATACTGGCTTCAGCAACATCCTCTCCACGTGTCTACTCACGCTCAGTGATCTGACCCGAACAAACGTCAGCTATACTTATGATGTGGTGTCATGGCTGGTTAGGCTTCACCACTCTTTGCCGTAGGTGATCGGTATATAAGCGCCTATTTTTGGAAAAGAATCT
It includes:
- a CDS encoding type II toxin-antitoxin system mRNA interferase toxin, RelE/StbE family, with protein sequence MWEVFEHRRAGKSLDRLPLEILKRYEKWKDIVRISGPAGLRLIKGFHDERLHGEWQGHRSSRLNEQYRVIYKVEDQRVLVIVMDVTAHDYRRQ
- a CDS encoding helix-turn-helix transcriptional regulator, encoding MRRKDIRPEKTRVAVSVGESVRIIRELQGLTQSELARRTKIPQSTISAIETDTINLGVERAKTLARILRCHPAVLVFPGWDVTKQSAA
- a CDS encoding tryptophan synthase subunit alpha, which gives rise to MPDLTSYASLTGITGSKLSNVGDIQENVKKLRKVSGSPNAVGFGVATPEDAAQVSRMADGVIVGSAIVKRIASHRQDSAMVRQVAEFVRSLKAAMVPD